A DNA window from Centroberyx gerrardi isolate f3 chromosome 5, fCenGer3.hap1.cur.20231027, whole genome shotgun sequence contains the following coding sequences:
- the ppp1r15b gene encoding uncharacterized protein ppp1r15b — MFRNMSGEGHFSGGQSPSSPTGHGVASPGLDNQESSWISLLSVVSRPALSFLQKYLPGRRRNSALSDNVAGWVSGDLKHHFVDEERAFLGQLDDILPLTQHPAPRLAYLGCQHDGAAGLMEPRSGSTLHWLTTDSLREIGIQDADELDVTISQQTQIGYLSTARSFFSHVLVSPASTQEIKHAGGGKDWPTEAASSPVKSVGRTWWGGFWGSEESSQSLSSNLSWGKEGTVTGQHCPQQPAAGTKATVAKTTELFVQSSSRESMPGENAGQSGHKEEPADNGGLQTAQPESLQRSDGSTPNHQPIISISSHLISSGAAAACSEVALLTPDQDNGYSSLEEEHSHICHLFMVKAHCEEEPQQVAESKGGRATMKTEMEGEISEEGDSTPVKGMEVEERQEVMEGSDISGSEDEGEEETPTQEGPSVAATVVTTPRCQNKAIAYIMGSPCSDEDDDDSQSDGESSEDDDGFDSEGSSELSDSGDEDDDDSEGSDSDNEADSETERLWSSLCQSRDPYNPRNFTARLHTNSTAPRTIPTAASAASASPHSTPASSPDQAPSPLSCSPASPPQSYDTWDDSTSASEVDEAESLRLWTSFSSSSDPYSPFNFQASLRTRAPAEAGPGARARSRGKKTSPRHTAAVSPPQYRKEEAEERLDSGFSEPLASTVASSITSTTLGCVTAKKVRFCEEVEEFFASCGEEEEDRRGPWEELARDRCRFLRRCQEVEQSIAYCLQPRHRSLVYQSRTVWYSQEA, encoded by the exons ATGTTCAGGAATATGAGTGGCGAGGGACATTTTTCCGGAGGGCAAAGCCCATCCTCTCCGACCGGTCATGGAGTGGCCTCTCCCGGACTTGACAACCAGGAAAGCTCGTGGATTAGCCTGCTCTCCGTGGTGTCGAGGCCTGCACTGTCATTCCTCCAAAAATACCTACCGGGGCGACGTCGGAACTCTGCCTTGTCTGATAATGTAGCCGGCTGGGTTAGTGGAGATTTAAAGCATCATTTTGTTGATGAAGAACGCGCATTTTTAGGGCAGCTGGACGACATACTGCCTCTAACGCAGCATCCAGCGCCTCGTCTGGCCTACCTGGGGTGCCAGCATGACGGAGCCGCCGGCCTCATGGAGCCGAGGAGTGGGAGCACTTTGCATTGGCTGACCACAGACTCCCTCCGCGAAATAGGGATTCAAGACGCGGATGAATTGGACGTGACCATTAGTCAACAAACCCAGATTGGATATTTATCGACCGCCAGGAGCTTTTTCAGTCACGTTTTGGTGAGTCCGGCGTCAACTCAGGAAATAAAACACGCCGGAGGAGGGAAGGACTGGCCGACGGAGGCGGCGAGTTCCCCGGTGAAGAGTGTCGGTAGGACCTGGTGGGGCGGCTTTTGGGGAAGCGAGGAAAGCTCTCAGAGCCTGTCATCAAATTTATCTTGGGGTAAAGAGGGGACGGTGACAGGCCAGCATTGTCCGCAACAACCGGCGGCTGGTACAAAAGCCACCGTTGCCAAAACAACCGAGCTGTTtgtacagagcagcagcagggaatCGATGCCAGGAGAAAACGCTGGACAGTCCGGCCACAAAGAGGAGCCTGCTGACAATGGAGGCCTTCAAACAGCCCAACCAGAGTCTCTCCAGAGATCAGATGGATCCACACCAAACCACCAGCCCATCATCAGCATCAGTAGCCATCTAATTAGTTCAGGAGCTGCCGCCGCCTGCAGTGAGGTGGCACTTCTGACCCCAGACCAGGACAATGGTTACTCCAGTCTGGAAGAGGAACACTCTCATATCTGCCACCTTTTCATGGTGAAAGCCCACTGTGAAGAGGAGCCACAGCAGGTAGCTGAATCGAAGGGAGGCCGTGCCACCATGAAGacagaaatggagggagagatttcTGAGGAGGGAGACTCTACGCCAGTTAAAGGAatggaggtagaggagagacaggaagtgatGGAGGGCTCTGACATCAGTGGTTCagaggatgagggagaagaagaaacaccCACTCAGGAGGGTCCGTCTGTGGCCGCTACAGTGGTCACCACTCCCCGGTGCCAGAATAAGGCCATCGCCTACATCATGGGCAGCCCCTGCAGCGACGAAGATGACGACGATAGCCAATCAGACGGAGAGTCCAGTGAGGATGACGATGGCTTTGACAGTGAGGGCTCCTCAGAGTTGTCCGACTCGGGTGATGAAGATGACGACGACAGTGAAGGCTCTGACTCGGACAACGAGGCCGATTCTGAGACGGAGCGCCTGTGGAGCTCCCTGTGCCAAAGCCGGGACCCATACAACCCCCGAAACTTCACCGCACGCCTCCACACCAACAGTACCGCCCCGAGGACCATCCCCACAGCCGCCTCAGCAGCCTCAGCCTCCCCCCACTCCACCCCGGCCTCCTCCCCCGACCAGGCCCCGTCGCCCCTCTCCTGCTCCCCGGCCTCCCCACCACAGAGCTATGACACCTGGGACGACTCGACCTCGGCCAGCGAGGTGGACGAAGCAGAGAGCCTTCGCCTGTGGACGTCTTTCAGTTCCTCCTCGGATCCCTACAGCCCCTTCAACTTCCAGGCCTCCCTCAGGACTCGAGCGCCCGCCGAGGCAGGGCCCGGGGCCAGGGCTAGGAGCAGGGGCAAGAAAACCTCCCCCCGTCATACTGCAGCCGTGTCACCGCCCCAATATaggaaggaggaggcggaggagaggctggacagTGGCTTCTCTGAACCCTTGGCCAGCACTGTGGCATCATCTATCACCTCCACCACCCTGGGCTGTGTCACAGCGAAAAAG GTTCGTTTCtgtgaggaggtggaagagTTCTTCGCCAGTTgtggcgaggaggaggaggaccggCGCGGTCCCTGGGAGGAGCTGGCCAGGGATCGATGCCGCTTCCTCCGCCGATGCCAGGAGGTGGAGCAGAGCATCGCCTACTGCCTGCAGCCCCGGCACCGCAGCCTGGTTTACCAGAGTCGGACCGTGTGGTACAGTCAGGAAGCTTGA